The proteins below are encoded in one region of Geobacter sp.:
- a CDS encoding cation acetate symporter, with translation MNDGTTTIWPIIIVGGVLISFIVIGMMQKAREGSDYLFAGRYIGRIGGGAAIASNWMSAASFLGMAGLLYLNGYFALAYVIGWTGGYVLLLVLMAGQIRRFGKYTAPDFVGARYDSPLARLISAVISIVISLIYCIAQFKGIGMLFAWLFGMDYQRGVLLGGTAVVSYVVVAGMLGVARNQQMQYFVTIVSFIVPLMFLAHNLGYFWPLPQIGYGVAIQDLSREFSVNFAAPFASGTLFQWTALCFTLMVGTAGLPHVLSRFYIVPNVRDARWSVVWGLFFIALIYWSAPAYAVFARLMELRSGMVLPPEAARKMADIIVLKAAVMGGVPIWMVGILAAGAACAAFFTVTGLLLTGAASLSHDIYYRILNPRASENRKMVIAKGATLVLAALVMVCALRPPGLIAEITATAFALAGNTIFPVFLLGIWWGRTNRQGAISGMLTGMVITFAEPLFGRFVPQIATIFPITSSALCGAPIVIAVMIVVSLLTPPPSEEMRKFLAREVHGHLG, from the coding sequence ATGAATGACGGCACGACCACCATCTGGCCCATCATCATCGTGGGCGGAGTTCTGATCTCCTTCATCGTCATCGGGATGATGCAGAAGGCCCGCGAGGGATCCGACTACCTTTTTGCCGGCCGCTATATCGGTCGCATCGGCGGCGGCGCGGCCATCGCCAGCAACTGGATGAGCGCCGCGAGCTTTCTCGGCATGGCCGGACTGCTCTACCTGAACGGTTATTTCGCCTTGGCCTACGTCATCGGCTGGACCGGCGGCTACGTGCTCCTCCTGGTCCTGATGGCCGGCCAGATCAGGCGCTTCGGCAAGTACACGGCGCCCGATTTCGTCGGCGCCCGCTACGATTCCCCCCTGGCCCGCCTGATCTCGGCAGTGATCTCCATCGTCATCTCGCTGATCTACTGCATTGCCCAGTTCAAAGGAATCGGCATGCTCTTCGCCTGGCTGTTCGGCATGGACTATCAGCGCGGCGTGCTCCTGGGGGGGACGGCGGTCGTCTCCTACGTGGTGGTGGCCGGGATGCTGGGGGTGGCCCGCAACCAGCAGATGCAATACTTCGTCACCATCGTCTCCTTCATCGTCCCGCTCATGTTCCTGGCCCACAACCTGGGTTATTTCTGGCCCCTGCCGCAGATCGGCTACGGCGTCGCCATCCAGGACCTGTCGCGGGAATTCTCGGTCAACTTTGCCGCCCCCTTTGCCAGCGGCACACTCTTCCAGTGGACTGCCCTCTGCTTTACCCTCATGGTGGGGACTGCCGGTCTCCCCCATGTGCTGTCGCGCTTCTACATCGTCCCCAATGTCCGCGACGCCCGCTGGAGCGTGGTCTGGGGCCTCTTCTTCATCGCCCTGATCTACTGGTCCGCCCCGGCCTATGCGGTCTTTGCCCGGCTGATGGAACTCCGCAGCGGCATGGTACTCCCCCCCGAGGCTGCCCGCAAGATGGCGGACATCATTGTCCTGAAAGCCGCGGTCATGGGTGGCGTCCCGATCTGGATGGTGGGCATTCTCGCTGCGGGTGCGGCCTGCGCCGCCTTCTTCACCGTTACCGGCCTGCTGCTCACTGGTGCGGCATCCCTCTCCCACGACATCTATTACCGCATCCTCAACCCCCGTGCCTCGGAAAACCGCAAGATGGTCATCGCCAAGGGGGCGACCCTGGTCCTTGCCGCGCTGGTGATGGTCTGCGCCCTGCGCCCCCCCGGGCTGATCGCCGAGATCACCGCAACCGCCTTTGCCCTTGCCGGCAATACCATCTTCCCGGTCTTCCTGCTCGGCATCTGGTGGGGAAGGACCAACCGCCAGGGAGCCATTTCCGGCATGCTGACCGGCATGGTAATAACCTTTGCCGAGCCGCTTTTTGGCAGGTTCGTCCCGCAGATAGCGACCATCTTTCCCATCACTTCGTCTGCCCTCTGCGGCGCTCCGATCGTCATCGCCGTCATGATCGTGGTTTCTCTTCTCACCCCGCCGCCATCGGAAGAGATGCGCAAATTCCTCGCCCGGGAGGTCCACGGTCACCTGGGCTAA
- a CDS encoding DUF4212 domain-containing protein, with product MQNQDDYLVNLFKPHQGSMVDELSVIIAILAGWGVMNFGFQILLWFLAETPSGEGILSRLTIASFPFNFWFTAQFLPLWFIILCVIFNLYLDRVSERHSRKRDRTYE from the coding sequence ATGCAAAACCAGGACGACTACCTGGTCAATCTGTTCAAGCCCCACCAGGGCTCCATGGTGGATGAGCTGTCAGTCATCATCGCCATCCTTGCGGGATGGGGGGTAATGAATTTCGGCTTTCAGATCCTGCTCTGGTTCCTGGCCGAGACCCCCAGCGGCGAGGGCATCCTCAGCCGGCTCACCATCGCCTCCTTCCCGTTCAACTTCTGGTTCACCGCCCAGTTTCTTCCTCTCTGGTTCATCATCCTCTGCGTGATCTTCAACCTCTACCTTGACAGGGTCAGCGAACGCCACAGCCGCAAGAGGGACAGAACCTATGAATGA
- the truD gene encoding tRNA pseudouridine(13) synthase TruD has product MQQETGKPLYLTGEIAGIGGSIKENAEDFRVTEVPLYLPCGDGEHVYAEIEKRSLTTLEAIRRIAKAMGVQERDMGYAGMKDSRGITRQTLSIPRVKPEALLALDIPGLTVLSAVRHRNKLKLGHLAANRFCLAVRGVAPDAADRAEEVCAVLHRRGVPNFFGPQRYGTQQNSHRIGRAIICGDAQGAVDALIGSPDSVDDERWKAAISAYRQGDLAESIRLFPPACRMERDILQRLVARPGAWDKALHALNPRLRSLFLSAWQSAIFDAVLRERLAGCDRVMAGDLAWKHANGACFLVEDPQAEAGRAEAFEISPSGPLFGGSMTPAAGEPRAIEERMLACEGLPPGGPAGGWPDRLSGGRRPLRVPLSDYRIAQEEDCLTLDFTLPKGAYATALLREVMKDW; this is encoded by the coding sequence GTGCAACAGGAAACGGGAAAACCGCTCTATCTCACCGGGGAAATCGCTGGGATCGGCGGATCGATCAAGGAAAATGCCGAAGATTTCCGGGTGACCGAGGTGCCGCTCTACCTCCCCTGCGGCGACGGCGAGCATGTCTACGCCGAGATCGAAAAACGGAGCCTCACCACGCTGGAGGCGATCCGCCGGATCGCCAAGGCCATGGGGGTGCAGGAACGGGACATGGGCTATGCCGGCATGAAGGACTCCAGGGGGATCACCCGCCAGACTCTGTCGATACCGCGGGTGAAGCCGGAGGCGCTCTTGGCCCTGGATATACCGGGACTTACGGTCCTCTCCGCAGTCCGGCATCGCAACAAGCTGAAGCTCGGACACCTGGCCGCTAACCGCTTCTGCCTGGCGGTGCGCGGGGTGGCCCCGGATGCCGCAGACCGGGCCGAAGAGGTCTGTGCGGTCCTTCACCGGCGTGGCGTCCCCAATTTCTTCGGGCCGCAGCGCTACGGCACCCAGCAGAACTCGCACCGGATCGGCCGGGCCATCATCTGCGGAGACGCCCAGGGAGCAGTGGACGCGCTCATCGGCTCTCCCGACTCGGTGGACGACGAGCGCTGGAAAGCGGCGATCTCCGCCTACCGGCAGGGGGACCTGGCAGAGAGCATACGCCTCTTCCCACCTGCCTGCCGCATGGAGCGGGATATCCTGCAGCGGCTGGTGGCCAGGCCGGGAGCCTGGGACAAGGCGCTCCACGCACTCAATCCCCGCCTGAGGTCGCTCTTTCTCTCGGCCTGGCAATCGGCCATTTTCGACGCGGTCCTGCGGGAACGGCTGGCGGGCTGCGACCGGGTGATGGCCGGCGACCTGGCATGGAAGCATGCCAACGGCGCCTGTTTCCTGGTGGAAGATCCCCAGGCCGAAGCCGGGCGGGCCGAGGCGTTCGAGATATCCCCCAGTGGCCCGCTGTTCGGCGGCAGCATGACCCCTGCTGCGGGTGAACCCCGCGCCATCGAAGAGCGGATGCTGGCATGCGAGGGTCTCCCACCCGGGGGACCTGCCGGGGGCTGGCCGGACCGGCTGTCAGGAGGGCGGAGGCCGCTACGAGTGCCGCTTTCCGACTATCGGATTGCACAGGAGGAGGACTGCCTCACCCTTGACTTCACCCTCCCCAAGGGTGCCTACGCCACGGCGCTGTTGCGGGAGGTGATGAAAGACTGGTAA
- the trmB gene encoding tRNA (guanosine(46)-N7)-methyltransferase TrmB: MQRMIEIDSPFFIPPERLPSPAGWPAVFGNDRPLVMEIGCGIGDFIARTAADHPDRNFIAIDYYNKGCDSTCRRLGRHALTNVRVARIEARQFMAEHLPKDGLAAIYINCPDPWPKKRHRKRRLVNRQFVEYAGTYLAPGGDFYFATDFDDYGRDVAAFMQGVPGFVNCLAPDAYRHEMPDYHLSKYMQKFMAEGKSIYFIHYRKV; encoded by the coding sequence ATGCAGAGAATGATCGAGATCGACTCGCCGTTTTTCATTCCCCCCGAACGCCTTCCTTCGCCGGCCGGGTGGCCGGCGGTATTCGGCAACGACCGGCCGCTGGTGATGGAGATCGGCTGCGGCATCGGTGATTTCATCGCCAGGACTGCCGCCGATCATCCCGACCGGAATTTCATCGCCATCGACTACTACAACAAGGGGTGCGACAGCACCTGCCGTCGTCTCGGCCGCCATGCGCTCACCAACGTCAGGGTGGCGCGCATCGAGGCCCGCCAGTTCATGGCCGAGCACCTCCCCAAGGACGGACTGGCAGCCATCTATATCAACTGCCCCGATCCCTGGCCGAAGAAACGGCACCGGAAGCGGAGACTAGTGAACCGCCAGTTCGTGGAATATGCCGGAACCTACCTGGCGCCGGGCGGCGATTTCTATTTCGCCACCGACTTCGACGACTATGGCCGGGACGTTGCCGCCTTCATGCAGGGTGTTCCGGGGTTCGTCAACTGCCTCGCGCCCGACGCCTATCGTCACGAAATGCCCGACTACCACCTGTCCAAGTACATGCAGAAATTCATGGCCGAAGGGAAGAGCATCTATTTCATCCACTACCGGAAGGTGTGA
- a CDS encoding response regulator produces the protein MNQIRNILLVEDNPNDAELTMEALAEHNLANKVEWVHDGEEALDYLFRRGSFAGRTSNNPVVILLDLKLPKVDGLQVLKAIKDDEALKTVPVVILTSSREECDLIEGYRLGVNAYVVKPVEFRAFMDAVRELGAFWALINEPPPGIAR, from the coding sequence GTGAACCAAATCAGGAACATCCTGCTGGTCGAAGATAATCCCAATGATGCGGAACTGACCATGGAGGCGCTCGCCGAGCACAACCTTGCCAACAAGGTGGAATGGGTGCACGATGGTGAAGAGGCCCTGGATTACCTCTTTCGCCGAGGGAGCTTTGCCGGCCGGACAAGCAACAACCCGGTGGTGATCCTCCTGGACCTCAAGCTCCCCAAGGTGGACGGCCTCCAGGTCCTGAAAGCCATCAAGGACGACGAAGCGCTGAAAACGGTCCCGGTGGTGATCCTCACTTCGTCCCGCGAGGAGTGCGACCTGATCGAGGGGTATCGACTCGGGGTCAATGCCTATGTGGTCAAGCCGGTGGAATTCCGGGCCTTCATGGACGCGGTCAGGGAACTCGGCGCCTTCTGGGCGCTGATCAACGAACCGCCGCCCGGAATTGCGAGATAG
- a CDS encoding response regulator, whose protein sequence is MFEPLRLLHLEDNPADGELVRATLEEVWPEIVVERVDAEATFIDALERERIDLILADFSLPLYDGMSALALARQRFPQIPFIFVSGTLGEEKAIDSMRCGATDYVLKNRLNRLVPAVRRALKEKRELCERQRAEEALRESNERFRMIFENSIDAIMLTRIDGGIIAANPEACRIFGMTEEEICGAGRSRLVDMDDARAAMLLEERKKTGRCRGELTMIRGDGSRFPAEISSAVFSDREGEQKTSLVIRDVTGRKNLEHQLFQSQKMEAVGTLAGGIAHDFNNIVTAMIGYCTILQMEEQLSGKIPHYVDSLMALSERAANLTRGLLAFSRHQVMNPRLLNLNDIVATITTLICRLVGEHITIETHLSASSLFLMADYGQIEQILMNLATNAHDAMPDGGTLVISTDAVMLEPGNPLLSDSDAHGPYALLSVTDTGCGMDEATVARGFEPFFTTKEPGKGTGLGLSILYGIVKQHHGFVRVASRPGSGATFSIYFPLADATEAVDREKRLLPIRGGTETILVVEDEPAIRQVMSHILQQFGYQVLEAADGEEGTDLFRSCAPEIALVILDTILPRKHGRAVHEDIVLMKPDMKTLFVSGYPVDIIAKKGLLPDGVVFLPKPVSPMELLRTVRQLLDGQLHANESPGKRDGYAQ, encoded by the coding sequence ATGTTCGAACCGTTGCGCTTGCTCCACCTGGAGGACAACCCGGCAGACGGCGAGCTGGTCCGCGCCACCCTCGAAGAGGTCTGGCCCGAGATCGTCGTCGAGCGGGTCGACGCCGAGGCCACCTTCATCGATGCCCTGGAGCGGGAGCGGATCGACCTGATCCTCGCCGATTTCTCGCTCCCCCTCTATGACGGCATGAGCGCCCTGGCTCTGGCGCGCCAGCGATTTCCCCAGATCCCCTTCATCTTTGTCTCCGGTACTCTGGGAGAGGAAAAGGCCATCGATTCCATGCGCTGCGGCGCCACCGACTATGTGCTCAAAAACCGGCTGAACCGCCTGGTTCCCGCTGTCCGGCGTGCCCTGAAAGAAAAGCGGGAGCTTTGTGAGCGGCAACGCGCCGAGGAGGCGCTGCGGGAGAGTAACGAGCGCTTCCGCATGATCTTTGAGAACAGTATCGATGCGATCATGCTGACTAGGATCGATGGTGGCATCATTGCGGCCAACCCCGAGGCCTGCCGCATCTTCGGCATGACCGAGGAGGAGATCTGCGGCGCCGGCCGGTCAAGGCTCGTGGACATGGACGATGCCAGGGCAGCCATGCTCCTGGAGGAGCGGAAGAAAACCGGGCGCTGCCGGGGCGAACTCACGATGATTCGCGGCGATGGCAGTCGTTTCCCGGCAGAGATATCCTCAGCAGTCTTTTCCGACCGGGAAGGGGAGCAGAAGACGAGCCTCGTGATCCGCGATGTTACGGGACGGAAAAACCTGGAACACCAGCTGTTCCAGTCGCAGAAAATGGAGGCGGTCGGCACCCTAGCCGGCGGCATCGCCCACGATTTCAACAACATCGTGACAGCCATGATCGGCTATTGCACGATCCTGCAGATGGAGGAGCAGCTGAGCGGCAAGATCCCGCACTATGTCGACAGCCTGATGGCGCTGTCGGAGCGGGCTGCCAACCTCACCAGGGGGCTATTGGCGTTCAGCCGGCATCAGGTTATGAATCCGAGGCTGTTAAACCTCAACGACATCGTTGCTACCATCACCACTCTGATCTGCCGCCTCGTTGGCGAGCATATTACCATCGAGACACATCTGTCGGCTTCTTCGCTTTTCCTCATGGCCGATTACGGCCAGATCGAGCAGATCCTGATGAATCTGGCAACCAATGCCCATGATGCCATGCCCGATGGCGGAACCCTGGTAATCTCCACGGACGCGGTCATGTTGGAGCCGGGGAATCCTCTGTTGAGCGATTCCGATGCCCACGGCCCCTATGCCCTCCTTTCCGTGACCGATACGGGGTGCGGCATGGACGAGGCGACCGTTGCCCGTGGCTTCGAGCCGTTTTTCACCACCAAGGAGCCGGGCAAGGGGACCGGTCTCGGGCTCTCGATCCTCTACGGGATCGTCAAGCAGCATCACGGATTCGTCAGGGTTGCCAGCAGGCCCGGTTCCGGGGCCACCTTCAGCATCTACTTTCCCCTTGCCGATGCGACTGAGGCGGTCGATCGGGAAAAACGGCTCCTGCCGATCCGGGGAGGGACGGAAACGATCCTAGTTGTCGAAGATGAACCGGCCATACGCCAGGTGATGAGCCATATCCTGCAGCAGTTCGGCTATCAGGTCCTCGAAGCAGCCGACGGCGAGGAAGGGACGGATCTCTTCCGCAGCTGTGCCCCGGAGATAGCCCTGGTCATCCTGGACACGATCCTGCCCAGGAAGCATGGCAGGGCAGTCCATGAGGATATTGTCCTGATGAAACCGGACATGAAGACGCTATTCGTCAGCGGGTATCCGGTCGACATCATCGCGAAGAAAGGTCTTTTGCCGGACGGGGTGGTTTTTTTGCCCAAACCGGTTTCGCCCATGGAGCTGCTGAGAACCGTCAGGCAGCTTCTCGACGGGCAGTTACATGCAAACGAATCTCCGGGAAAGAGGGATGGCTATGCACAGTGA
- a CDS encoding response regulator, producing the protein MQTNLRERGMAMHSEPDDMQHGHRIMVVDDELHVRKSIMSYLERHGYRVVAFDNCVDALEAYRLDGCDLIITDVKMPVMNGVEFLGHIRDIDPDIPVILMTAYGNLEMAVEAIKKGAFDFIIKPFEFECLLAAIAKGIRYRSLARLEKDHTLQLEQALAEKVRELQAVHAQSVLSEKMATIGLLSAGVAHEINNPLAFIASNLGSLDKYLVRLTDFIDWQTERMKASCPLELLAEQEQYRKARKIDYLVNDVRVLLDESLEGVTRIRKIVASLKSFARKDDDVLELADLNELVESTLNIVWNEIKYVATLNREFGEIPPIRCYPSQLNQVIMNLLVNAAHAMKGEGAITVRTWQDEKGVCLAVSDTGCGMTEEIRSRIFEPFFTTKEAGRGTGLGLAISNDIIMKHSGTIDVSSEVGKGTTFTVRLPLDPVILPHEGSVREGEAGGEPNA; encoded by the coding sequence ATGCAAACGAATCTCCGGGAAAGAGGGATGGCTATGCACAGTGAACCTGACGACATGCAGCACGGACACAGGATCATGGTCGTGGATGACGAACTGCACGTACGCAAGAGCATCATGTCGTACCTGGAGCGGCACGGGTATCGAGTGGTGGCCTTTGACAACTGCGTTGATGCCCTGGAGGCATATCGCCTGGACGGTTGCGACCTGATCATCACCGACGTGAAAATGCCGGTGATGAACGGGGTAGAATTCCTCGGCCATATTCGCGACATCGATCCCGATATACCGGTTATTCTCATGACCGCCTACGGCAATCTGGAGATGGCGGTCGAAGCCATAAAAAAGGGGGCATTCGACTTCATCATCAAGCCGTTCGAGTTTGAGTGCCTGTTAGCCGCCATTGCAAAAGGGATCAGATATCGCAGCCTGGCCCGACTGGAAAAGGACCATACCCTGCAACTGGAGCAGGCGCTTGCCGAGAAGGTCAGGGAGTTGCAAGCGGTGCATGCCCAGTCGGTGCTGTCGGAAAAGATGGCAACCATCGGCCTGCTCTCGGCAGGCGTTGCCCACGAGATCAATAATCCGCTCGCGTTCATCGCCAGCAACCTGGGGAGCCTGGACAAGTACCTGGTCCGGCTGACGGATTTCATCGACTGGCAGACCGAACGGATGAAAGCGTCCTGCCCCCTGGAACTCCTGGCGGAGCAGGAGCAGTACCGGAAGGCCCGGAAGATCGACTATCTGGTCAACGATGTCAGGGTTCTTCTGGATGAATCGCTGGAAGGGGTCACCAGGATCAGGAAGATCGTGGCGAGCCTGAAGAGTTTTGCCCGCAAGGATGACGATGTCCTGGAACTGGCGGATCTGAACGAACTGGTCGAAAGCACCCTGAACATCGTCTGGAACGAAATCAAGTACGTGGCCACGCTGAACAGAGAGTTCGGGGAGATCCCGCCGATCAGGTGCTATCCGTCTCAGCTCAACCAGGTCATCATGAATCTGTTGGTCAATGCGGCCCATGCCATGAAAGGCGAAGGGGCGATCACGGTACGGACCTGGCAGGACGAAAAGGGTGTCTGTCTGGCGGTTTCCGACACCGGGTGTGGTATGACCGAGGAGATCAGGTCCCGTATTTTCGAGCCGTTCTTCACCACCAAGGAGGCTGGCAGAGGGACTGGCCTCGGTCTCGCCATCAGCAATGACATTATCATGAAACACAGCGGCACCATCGACGTCTCCAGCGAGGTCGGCAAGGGGACGACGTTCACGGTCCGTCTGCCGCTCGATCCGGTCATTCTCCCGCACGAAGGTTCGGTACGCGAGGGAGAAGCGGGTGGAGAGCCGAACGCATGA
- a CDS encoding DUF3108 domain-containing protein has product MRKALCWLGVCLFVATLAGTVHAAGRVPERLVYNLSWTGIPVGVATQEITEEGMVRRIVSTARSNDWLSAFFPVEDRIESVLVKTEPFPGQSRSFRMQIREGARRRDRELIFFQASATAIYHDRIGGERKEIPIVENTYDVYASFYYVRFLDLKVGRPVYLHILDGKELQRIEVQVLRKERVSTPVGEFDTIVVKPLVKPEGVFEGKGGATIWLTDDHRRIPVKARTKVKVGSVTAILTGGEY; this is encoded by the coding sequence ATGAGAAAGGCGCTCTGTTGGCTCGGTGTATGTCTCTTCGTGGCAACTCTGGCCGGGACGGTTCATGCTGCCGGGCGGGTTCCCGAGCGGCTGGTCTATAACCTCTCCTGGACCGGCATCCCGGTGGGGGTTGCCACACAGGAGATCACCGAGGAGGGGATGGTGCGGCGGATCGTCTCCACGGCCCGCTCCAACGACTGGCTTTCCGCCTTTTTCCCGGTGGAGGACCGCATCGAGAGCGTGCTGGTCAAGACGGAGCCCTTTCCCGGCCAGTCGCGCTCCTTCCGCATGCAGATCCGCGAGGGGGCGCGCCGCCGGGACCGCGAACTGATATTTTTCCAGGCGTCCGCCACGGCGATCTACCACGACCGGATCGGTGGCGAACGGAAAGAGATCCCCATTGTCGAAAATACCTATGACGTCTATGCGAGCTTCTACTATGTCCGTTTTCTCGACCTCAAGGTCGGGCGACCGGTCTACCTGCATATCCTTGACGGCAAGGAACTGCAGCGGATCGAGGTGCAGGTCCTGCGCAAGGAGCGGGTCAGCACTCCGGTGGGTGAATTCGACACCATCGTGGTGAAGCCTCTGGTCAAGCCCGAAGGGGTCTTCGAAGGGAAAGGGGGCGCAACCATCTGGCTCACCGACGACCACCGCCGCATCCCGGTCAAGGCCCGGACCAAGGTCAAGGTGGGGAGCGTCACGGCCATTTTGACAGGCGGGGAGTACTAG
- a CDS encoding DEAD/DEAH box helicase: MQFKELNLPEQVRRGIEDAGFTDCTPIQAETLPLALSGKDVAGQAQTGTGKTAAFLITLFTKLLGQKRQGEPRQPRALILAPTRELVVQIEKDAQQLGLHCGFAIQAIYGGVDYMKQKNALKEGADVVIGTPGRLIDYLKQKVYSLKGIEVLVIDEADRMFDMGFIADLRFILRRLPPFDRRQNMMFSATLNQRVMELAYEFMNVPQKVAVTPDQMTAERVSQVVYHASRKEKFPLLLGLLRREGMARTMIFVNTKREAEFLFDRLNANDSPCRVISGDVEQRKRMKILEDFKEGKLPILIATDVASRGLHIEGVSHVINYDLPQDAEDYVHRIGRTARAGAEGKAISLADEDGVFHIEAIHEYIKEKIPVEWAEDDLFVHDYKRSKPRHKPLETKTHGRSHERPHARPGEAAGEAAAPKKKRRRGPRKPAAPKSAGES, encoded by the coding sequence ATGCAATTCAAAGAGTTGAACCTCCCCGAGCAGGTCAGGCGTGGGATCGAGGATGCCGGATTCACCGATTGTACCCCCATCCAGGCGGAAACCCTGCCTTTGGCCCTGTCGGGCAAAGACGTGGCAGGTCAGGCCCAGACCGGGACCGGCAAGACAGCCGCCTTTCTCATCACGCTCTTTACCAAGCTCCTCGGTCAGAAACGGCAGGGGGAACCGCGTCAGCCGCGCGCCCTGATCCTGGCCCCCACCCGCGAACTGGTGGTGCAGATCGAGAAGGATGCCCAGCAGTTGGGGTTGCACTGCGGTTTCGCCATCCAGGCGATCTACGGCGGCGTCGACTACATGAAGCAGAAGAACGCCCTCAAGGAAGGGGCCGATGTGGTCATCGGCACACCGGGGCGGCTGATCGACTATCTGAAGCAGAAGGTCTACAGCCTCAAGGGGATCGAGGTCCTGGTCATCGACGAGGCCGACCGGATGTTCGACATGGGATTCATCGCTGATCTCCGCTTCATCCTCCGCCGTCTCCCCCCTTTTGACCGCCGCCAGAACATGATGTTTTCCGCCACCCTCAACCAGCGGGTCATGGAGCTGGCCTACGAATTCATGAACGTGCCGCAGAAGGTGGCGGTGACACCGGACCAGATGACGGCGGAACGGGTCAGCCAGGTCGTCTACCATGCCTCGCGCAAGGAAAAATTCCCGCTCCTGTTGGGCCTTCTTCGCCGGGAGGGGATGGCGCGGACCATGATCTTCGTCAATACCAAGCGGGAGGCCGAGTTCCTTTTCGACCGGCTCAACGCCAACGACTCCCCCTGTCGGGTGATCTCCGGCGATGTGGAGCAGCGCAAGCGGATGAAAATCCTGGAGGACTTCAAGGAGGGGAAACTGCCGATCCTGATCGCCACTGATGTCGCTTCCCGGGGTCTTCACATCGAAGGGGTTTCCCACGTCATCAACTACGATCTCCCCCAGGACGCGGAGGATTACGTCCACCGCATTGGCCGTACTGCCAGGGCGGGCGCAGAAGGGAAGGCGATCTCCCTGGCCGATGAGGACGGGGTCTTCCATATCGAGGCGATCCACGAGTACATCAAAGAAAAGATCCCGGTGGAGTGGGCCGAGGACGATCTGTTCGTCCACGACTACAAGCGGAGCAAGCCACGGCACAAGCCCCTGGAAACCAAGACCCACGGCAGGAGCCACGAGCGCCCCCATGCCCGGCCCGGCGAAGCAGCGGGTGAAGCTGCCGCCCCCAAGAAGAAGCGGCGCCGCGGTCCCCGTAAACCTGCTGCTCCCAAGAGCGCCGGGGAAAGTTGA